A portion of the Streptomyces erythrochromogenes genome contains these proteins:
- a CDS encoding ferredoxin family protein, producing MIELVSAQRCIACDKCVEVCPTDVFERGPEGIPLLARQEDCQTCFLCEANCPVDALFVAPLTRPLPDEPAVHDEAGLVRRGLLGSYRRDIGWGEGRTPGALRAIGPPLGSTAAPITS from the coding sequence GTGATCGAACTGGTCTCGGCACAGCGGTGCATCGCCTGCGACAAGTGCGTGGAGGTGTGCCCGACCGATGTGTTCGAACGGGGACCCGAGGGGATCCCGCTGCTCGCGCGGCAGGAGGACTGCCAGACGTGCTTCCTGTGCGAGGCCAACTGCCCGGTGGACGCGCTGTTCGTGGCGCCGCTGACCAGGCCCCTGCCCGACGAGCCGGCCGTGCACGACGAAGCCGGGCTGGTCCGCAGGGGGCTGCTCGGCAGCTACCGGCGCGACATCGGCTGGGGCGAGGGGCGCACCCCCGGGGCGCTGCGGGCGATCGGCCCGCCGCTGGGCTCGACGGCGGCGCCGATCACCTCCTGA
- a CDS encoding FAD-binding protein, producing MTDLATDVLVVGGGPAATWAALAAARAGADTVLADKGYCGTSGATAAGGTGVWYVPPDPAAREAAMAGREGLGGYLADRRWMARVLDETYARMNELAVGAGRYPFPAGPDGTPLRGGLQGPEYMRRMRIRIRRAGVRILDHSPVTELLTDADGAVAGAVGHRRQAREDYRVRAGAVVLATGGCAFLSGALGTNTNTGDGALFAAEAGAELSGMEFSNAYGIAPEGTSVTKTAFYSFATFYQEDGSVLEGAASQGGRSVIARTLLDGAKVYARLDRAGEAARAAMRLAQPNFFLTFDRLGIDPFTDRFSVTLLAEGTVRGTGGIRITGDDCATGVPGLYAAGDAATREEICGGFTGGGSHNAAWAISSGSWAGAGAAAHSRSLGPGRAASRPVTGAGGAGLRPTGRPAAADGHRAAVELVQREVLPYDKNYLRRGDRLAASLRALDAGWAELRSGLHGEGTDLVRARQAAAMTAHARWMYAAALARPETRGMAKRLDHPDPDPRLHHRILVGGLDRVWTRPAPKAGVTA from the coding sequence ATGACGGACCTCGCCACCGACGTCCTGGTCGTCGGCGGCGGACCGGCCGCCACCTGGGCCGCCCTCGCGGCGGCCCGGGCGGGGGCCGACACGGTCCTGGCCGACAAGGGCTACTGCGGGACGAGCGGTGCGACGGCCGCCGGCGGCACCGGCGTCTGGTACGTCCCGCCCGACCCGGCCGCGCGCGAGGCCGCCATGGCCGGCCGCGAGGGTCTCGGCGGCTACCTCGCCGACCGGCGCTGGATGGCCCGCGTCCTCGACGAGACGTACGCGCGCATGAACGAGCTGGCCGTCGGGGCCGGCCGGTACCCCTTCCCGGCCGGCCCCGACGGGACACCGCTGCGGGGCGGCCTCCAGGGCCCCGAGTACATGCGGCGGATGCGCATCCGGATCCGCCGCGCCGGGGTCCGCATCCTCGACCACAGCCCGGTCACCGAACTGCTCACCGACGCGGACGGCGCCGTCGCGGGCGCCGTCGGCCACCGCCGCCAGGCCCGCGAGGACTACCGTGTCCGGGCGGGTGCCGTCGTCCTCGCCACCGGCGGCTGCGCCTTCCTCAGCGGCGCGCTCGGCACCAACACCAATACCGGCGACGGGGCGCTGTTCGCCGCCGAGGCCGGCGCTGAGCTCTCCGGCATGGAGTTCTCCAACGCCTACGGGATCGCCCCCGAGGGCACCTCGGTCACCAAGACCGCGTTCTACTCCTTCGCCACCTTCTACCAGGAGGACGGCAGCGTGCTGGAGGGCGCGGCCAGCCAGGGCGGCCGCTCGGTCATCGCCCGCACGCTCCTCGACGGCGCCAAGGTCTACGCCCGCCTGGACCGCGCCGGCGAAGCCGCCCGGGCAGCGATGCGCCTGGCACAGCCCAACTTCTTCCTCACCTTCGACCGGCTCGGCATCGACCCGTTCACCGACCGCTTCTCCGTGACCCTGCTGGCCGAAGGCACCGTCCGCGGCACCGGCGGCATCCGGATCACCGGAGACGACTGCGCCACCGGTGTCCCCGGCCTGTACGCCGCCGGGGACGCGGCCACCCGCGAGGAGATCTGCGGGGGCTTCACCGGAGGCGGCAGCCACAACGCCGCCTGGGCCATCTCCTCGGGCAGCTGGGCCGGAGCCGGCGCGGCCGCCCACTCCCGCTCCCTCGGCCCGGGCCGGGCCGCCTCCCGGCCCGTCACCGGGGCCGGCGGAGCGGGCCTGCGCCCGACGGGGCGGCCGGCCGCGGCCGACGGCCACCGCGCGGCCGTGGAACTCGTACAGCGGGAGGTCCTCCCGTACGACAAGAACTACCTGCGCCGCGGCGACCGGCTGGCCGCGTCGCTGCGGGCGCTCGACGCCGGCTGGGCCGAACTGCGATCCGGCCTCCACGGCGAGGGAACCGACCTGGTCAGGGCCCGCCAGGCGGCGGCGATGACGGCGCACGCGCGGTGGATGTACGCGGCCGCGCTGGCCCGCCCGGAGACCCGCGGGATGGCCAAGCGCCTCGACCACCCGGACCCGGACCCCCGCCTGCACCACCGGATCCTGGTGGGAGGGCTGGACCGGGTGTGGACCCGGCCGGCTCCGAAGGCCGGGGTGACGGCGTGA
- a CDS encoding LLM class flavin-dependent oxidoreductase, protein MTAPRTLHLNAFLMNAGHHDAAWRHPASAPERVTDLKYFQELARTAERGRLDSIFFADGLALWGKARYNALGGFEPLTLLSAIAAVTEHIGLIATVSTTFNEPFNLARKFASLDHISGGRAGWNIVTSGTLDEARNFNRDEHLEHSLRYDRAREFLDVATKLWDSWEDDAIVLDKEAGIYADTDKLHPAAHRGEYFGVAGPLNVPRSPQGYPLLVQAGSSESGKEFAAQYAEAVFTAQQTLADGQTFYKDLKSRLAAYGRAEDDLLVLPGIAPVIGSTEAEAKALEQELTDLQVPEYGLAQLSGMLGVDLTGLPLDGPLPDLPEERDINGNKSRFTLVAELARRDGLNLRQLIARLGAGRGHRVFAGTPEQIADQLEQWFTQGAADGFNIMAPVLPTGLTDFVDQVVPILQRRGLFRTEYTGRTLRENYGLPRPANRYAGAAS, encoded by the coding sequence ATGACCGCTCCCCGGACCCTCCACCTCAACGCCTTCCTCATGAACGCCGGGCACCACGACGCCGCCTGGCGCCACCCCGCCAGCGCACCCGAACGCGTCACCGACCTGAAGTACTTCCAGGAACTGGCCCGCACCGCAGAGCGCGGCAGGCTCGACTCCATCTTCTTCGCCGACGGGCTCGCCCTCTGGGGCAAGGCCCGCTACAACGCCCTCGGCGGGTTCGAGCCGCTCACCCTGCTCTCCGCCATCGCCGCCGTCACCGAACACATCGGCCTCATCGCCACCGTCTCCACCACCTTCAACGAACCCTTCAACCTGGCCCGCAAGTTCGCCTCCCTCGACCACATCAGCGGCGGCCGGGCCGGCTGGAACATCGTCACCTCCGGCACGCTCGACGAGGCGCGCAACTTCAACCGGGACGAGCACCTGGAACACAGCCTCCGCTACGACCGGGCCCGCGAGTTCCTCGACGTCGCCACCAAGCTCTGGGACAGCTGGGAGGACGACGCGATCGTCCTCGACAAGGAAGCCGGCATCTACGCCGACACCGACAAGCTGCACCCCGCCGCGCACCGCGGCGAGTACTTCGGCGTCGCCGGCCCGCTCAACGTCCCGCGCTCCCCGCAGGGCTACCCGCTGCTCGTGCAGGCGGGATCCTCCGAATCCGGGAAGGAGTTCGCCGCCCAGTACGCCGAGGCCGTCTTCACCGCCCAGCAGACCCTCGCCGACGGCCAGACCTTCTACAAGGACCTCAAGTCCCGCCTGGCCGCGTACGGCCGCGCCGAGGACGACCTGCTGGTGCTGCCCGGCATCGCCCCCGTCATCGGCTCCACCGAGGCCGAGGCGAAGGCCCTGGAGCAGGAGCTCACCGACCTCCAGGTGCCGGAGTACGGTCTCGCCCAGCTCTCCGGCATGCTCGGCGTGGACCTCACCGGCCTGCCCCTCGACGGCCCGCTGCCCGACCTGCCCGAGGAGCGGGACATCAACGGCAACAAGAGCCGCTTCACGCTCGTCGCCGAACTCGCCCGCCGCGACGGCCTCAACCTGCGCCAGCTGATCGCACGCCTCGGTGCCGGCCGCGGCCACCGCGTCTTCGCCGGCACCCCCGAGCAGATCGCCGACCAGCTGGAGCAGTGGTTCACGCAGGGCGCCGCCGACGGCTTCAACATCATGGCGCCCGTACTGCCCACGGGCCTGACCGACTTCGTCGACCAGGTCGTGCCGATCCTCCAGCGCCGCGGGCTCTTCCGCACCGAGTACACCGGCCGCACCCTGCGCGAGAACTACGGCCTGCCCCGCCCGGCCAACCGGTACGCGGGAGCCGCCTCATGA